The following is a genomic window from Ethanoligenens harbinense YUAN-3.
ATCAGCACACGGAAACTACCACATCGGAGAATATGGAGCAAATCCGGCAGATCGAAATCGCCGATATACCTGAGACTCCATCACCGAATGAAGCCGTTGCATCCGGGACCTCTAGTCAGCCATCCAGAACGATTGACTTATAAGTGCAGTGAGAATTACGTCATGAATAATCAGTCCTTATGGCTGGCCTGTATCGATAAAGAAAGCGATGTGAATGGCACAGGCAGGCGCTGTGTCATCTGGACACAGGGTTGTTCCTTGCATTGCGCAGGTTGCTTTAATCCCGGGCTACATGTTTTTCACAAGGGTGCTGCTTATAACCCAAAGTCCCTAGCCCAGTGGCTTGCAGGGCTGGAAAACAATGGTGTCACCATTTCCGGCGGGGAACCGCTGGATCAGAACGCAGCGGTGTATCAATTCATTCGTACATACAGAAATTTTTGCAACCACACCGTTTTTTTGTTCACCGGCTACAGCCTGGAGGAAATCAAACGATC
Proteins encoded in this region:
- a CDS encoding 4Fe-4S single cluster domain-containing protein; the protein is MNNQSLWLACIDKESDVNGTGRRCVIWTQGCSLHCAGCFNPGLHVFHKGAAYNPKSLAQWLAGLENNGVTISGGEPLDQNAAVYQFIRTYRNFCNHTVFLFTGYSLEEIKRSPKRLRTVLATDAVLCGRYRPGPKWSNKQLLLITNRISADDLKPVNDIELSISDGVVFMTGYPNL